One stretch of Streptomyces sp. ML-6 DNA includes these proteins:
- a CDS encoding DUF6415 family natural product biosynthesis protein: MSYGVLHDPEALLAEELPLDRTPVTALADAILARKNVKGLRAGDCAQIALLLTGHARVVAAEVGRRFENLPKDSDLRPLIDQVLQEAERRLSVTSRTTLAYAQQRARLVKALYRALDRLPNPGPRPRTPDLCGSPGGTG, from the coding sequence ATGAGCTACGGCGTGCTGCACGACCCCGAGGCGCTCCTGGCCGAGGAGCTGCCGCTCGACCGTACCCCCGTCACGGCGCTGGCCGACGCGATTCTGGCCCGGAAGAACGTGAAGGGTCTACGGGCGGGCGACTGCGCGCAGATCGCGCTGCTCCTCACAGGGCACGCCCGCGTCGTCGCCGCCGAAGTGGGCCGGCGCTTCGAAAACCTGCCCAAGGACAGTGACCTGCGGCCGCTGATCGACCAGGTCCTCCAGGAAGCGGAGCGCCGCCTGTCGGTCACTTCCCGGACCACCCTTGCGTACGCCCAGCAACGGGCCCGGCTGGTGAAAGCGCTGTACCGGGCGCTGGACCGGCTCCCCAACCCCGGCCCGCGCCCGAGGACTCCTGACCTCTGCGGCTCCCCCGGTGGCACGGGATGA
- a CDS encoding GNAT family N-acetyltransferase, giving the protein MTTGIEIRHYTTRHTPRLRPLLLDIYAEVYAKEAQSDPFCALDRFAEGLDSWMTRPGWTCTVAYDHDQPVGYAYGAPLPPASRWWSGLLTDTPADTITETGTRTYALSELMVRAPWRKTGTARRLHDALLIPRPEQRATLLVLQEHPKVRALYESWGWQTLGGLRPTLPAAPLFHAMLLDLPPHDGTVATMST; this is encoded by the coding sequence GTGACCACCGGCATAGAAATCCGCCACTACACCACCCGCCACACCCCCCGCCTGCGCCCGCTCCTGCTGGACATCTACGCCGAGGTCTACGCGAAGGAGGCACAGAGCGACCCGTTCTGCGCCCTCGACCGGTTCGCCGAAGGACTCGACAGCTGGATGACCCGCCCCGGCTGGACCTGCACCGTCGCCTACGACCACGACCAGCCCGTCGGCTACGCCTACGGAGCCCCGCTGCCTCCCGCCAGCCGGTGGTGGAGCGGACTGCTCACCGACACACCCGCCGACACCATCACCGAGACCGGCACTCGCACCTACGCACTCAGCGAGCTCATGGTCCGCGCCCCCTGGCGCAAGACCGGCACCGCCCGCCGACTCCACGACGCACTGCTCATACCCCGGCCCGAACAACGCGCCACGCTCCTGGTCCTCCAGGAGCACCCCAAGGTCCGGGCACTGTACGAATCATGGGGCTGGCAGACACTGGGCGGCCTACGCCCGACCCTCCCGGCCGCCCCGCTCTTCCACGCCATGCTGCTCGATCTCCCACCACACGACGGAACCGTCGCCACCATGTCGACGTAA
- a CDS encoding conjugal transfer protein, translating to MAAVALPAEVGAPLSGEAPSLAYGQSVPVRSTDPAAQTLTGFFAAYLAGRGELDRYLSPGTALAAVSPAPYGRVEVARFAEVGTNDPFGTDERGVPVSDGERRQLLVDVTASDAGGQERPLTYAVTITARDGRWEIASVEGAPC from the coding sequence TTGGCGGCTGTGGCGCTCCCGGCCGAGGTGGGTGCGCCGTTGTCGGGTGAGGCTCCGTCGCTGGCGTATGGGCAGTCGGTCCCGGTCCGCAGTACCGATCCTGCTGCGCAGACGCTCACGGGGTTCTTTGCCGCCTATCTGGCCGGCCGCGGCGAGCTCGACCGCTACTTGTCCCCCGGGACGGCCCTGGCCGCGGTGTCGCCTGCCCCGTACGGGCGGGTCGAGGTGGCCCGGTTCGCCGAGGTCGGCACGAACGACCCGTTTGGCACCGACGAGCGGGGCGTTCCCGTGTCCGACGGGGAGCGCAGGCAGCTCCTCGTCGATGTCACCGCATCCGATGCCGGCGGGCAGGAACGGCCGCTGACGTACGCCGTCACGATCACCGCGCGGGACGGGCGCTGGGAGATCGCATCCGTGGAAGGGGCCCCGTGCTGA
- a CDS encoding ATP-binding protein, whose product MRMPIRHVAGNVMWTVHGQVWAVYRVAGADAAHASRRAKEQRLGQLEALVKALKGESMLLSLCPAVDPASVVAKMTEGIDLAGCGRYRQAIGVLRGQLEQLELTGRTDWLAVPLAMTRGESVREVFAAARADVALQLGLLPRPVSAREEDERLAQAQRMASVWPPGIALRPATTAEVLWIYGHSARRGVFEPVLPEGAGPGMRGRGRGAAALGQVVLAEGGNLFDELDGQGLGGGGAGSVRAGRQKAGRANPFARRWLEVTTEWGPSYQVMLALSEMPEAFAFPGSEYLSSLDAFSFPVDWVVRLSVSSGTEAEAKTRRQARELANQYSEYDGETAGVPASVDKAVGGLDEYRERLTASQTEVEVRAMTALCVWGGTPEEAERRAGELAGHFTGNEYTFTRPHGEQENLWYGMLPGTRTPRVMAQYAQYLVARDFAMAGPFTGSGLGDASGPLFGLQLAGGGVRPVLTDWARGPRENTSATAAFIGELGAGKTTAMKSAVYSVLAAGRRLRGGTRRGRAVIVDRTPRQEWLRYAQACPGETECITIDDQAAVSLDPLRLFAGREAQRFTESFLTLLLGLAPMSDEGIALSEAVEAVLAEPHPSMRVLVEELTNRGASGDTHSAMAARRLSAVRRKDLARAVFDESLPVVRGSSADTLVFSVSSLALPTKSELRGGERLEKMEFEKIFGRAVMYLIAALSRKVAYADLDEFALVVWDECWWLTSSPEGLALALELVKDGRKHNAGALFGGHDDDDIGPDDEGGQILRGLIPRKFVFRQTDRNLARRTLLFLGCNPDDEDLLALVMTGLSPNSAEFGDEERAARAGECLHRDLTGRIGAMQVTLPADEQAVAHIHSQPMQSAAA is encoded by the coding sequence ATGCGGATGCCGATCCGGCATGTGGCCGGGAATGTGATGTGGACGGTGCACGGTCAGGTCTGGGCGGTCTACCGGGTGGCGGGGGCGGATGCCGCTCATGCCTCGCGGCGGGCGAAGGAGCAGCGGCTGGGGCAGCTGGAGGCGCTGGTCAAGGCGCTCAAGGGTGAGTCGATGCTGCTGAGTCTGTGCCCGGCCGTCGACCCGGCGAGTGTGGTCGCGAAGATGACCGAGGGGATCGATCTGGCGGGCTGTGGCCGGTACCGGCAGGCCATCGGTGTGCTGCGGGGGCAGTTGGAGCAGTTGGAGCTGACGGGGCGTACGGACTGGCTCGCAGTTCCGCTTGCGATGACGCGCGGGGAGTCGGTACGGGAGGTTTTCGCGGCGGCGCGTGCGGATGTTGCTCTGCAGCTGGGGCTGCTTCCGCGGCCGGTGTCGGCGCGCGAGGAGGACGAGCGCCTGGCCCAGGCGCAGCGGATGGCGTCGGTGTGGCCGCCGGGTATTGCTCTGCGTCCGGCGACGACGGCGGAGGTTTTGTGGATCTACGGGCACAGTGCCCGTCGTGGGGTGTTCGAGCCGGTGCTGCCGGAGGGTGCGGGGCCGGGGATGCGGGGCCGGGGGCGGGGTGCGGCGGCGCTCGGCCAGGTGGTGCTCGCCGAGGGCGGCAACCTGTTCGACGAACTCGACGGGCAGGGCCTGGGCGGTGGCGGGGCCGGTTCTGTCCGGGCGGGGAGGCAGAAGGCAGGGCGAGCGAATCCGTTCGCGCGGCGCTGGCTGGAGGTGACCACGGAGTGGGGGCCCTCGTATCAGGTGATGCTCGCGCTCTCCGAGATGCCCGAGGCGTTCGCGTTTCCCGGGTCGGAGTATCTGTCCTCCCTGGATGCGTTCTCGTTCCCGGTGGACTGGGTGGTGCGCCTGAGCGTCTCCTCCGGTACCGAGGCGGAGGCGAAGACGCGGCGTCAGGCGCGTGAGCTCGCCAACCAGTACAGCGAATACGACGGTGAGACCGCGGGTGTCCCGGCCAGCGTCGACAAGGCAGTGGGCGGGCTGGACGAGTACCGCGAGCGGCTGACCGCCTCGCAGACGGAGGTCGAGGTCCGTGCCATGACCGCCCTGTGCGTGTGGGGCGGCACCCCGGAGGAGGCCGAGCGGCGGGCCGGGGAGCTCGCCGGGCACTTCACCGGCAACGAGTACACCTTCACCCGGCCGCACGGTGAGCAGGAGAACCTCTGGTACGGGATGCTGCCTGGTACCCGCACTCCGCGGGTCATGGCCCAGTACGCGCAGTACCTGGTGGCGCGGGACTTCGCGATGGCCGGCCCTTTCACGGGCAGCGGGCTGGGGGATGCCTCGGGGCCGTTGTTCGGGCTGCAGCTGGCCGGCGGCGGGGTCAGGCCGGTGCTGACGGACTGGGCGCGCGGCCCGCGGGAGAACACCTCGGCGACCGCGGCGTTCATCGGGGAGCTCGGTGCGGGCAAGACGACCGCGATGAAGTCGGCCGTGTATTCCGTGCTCGCCGCGGGCCGGCGGCTGCGGGGCGGTACCCGGCGGGGCCGGGCCGTGATCGTGGACCGGACCCCGCGCCAGGAATGGCTCCGCTACGCGCAGGCGTGCCCCGGCGAGACCGAGTGCATCACCATCGACGACCAGGCGGCCGTTTCTCTCGATCCTTTGCGGCTGTTCGCCGGGCGGGAAGCGCAGCGGTTCACCGAGTCGTTCTTGACACTGCTGCTGGGGCTGGCTCCCATGAGCGATGAGGGCATCGCCCTGTCGGAGGCGGTCGAGGCGGTGCTGGCCGAGCCGCATCCCTCGATGCGGGTCCTGGTCGAGGAGCTCACCAACCGCGGCGCCTCGGGTGATACGCATTCGGCGATGGCTGCCCGCCGCCTGTCGGCGGTGAGGCGCAAGGACCTGGCTCGCGCGGTGTTCGACGAGTCGCTGCCCGTGGTCCGCGGCTCGTCGGCCGACACCCTGGTCTTCTCGGTGTCCTCGCTGGCGTTGCCCACCAAGAGCGAACTGCGCGGCGGGGAGCGGCTGGAGAAGATGGAGTTCGAGAAGATCTTCGGGCGTGCGGTGATGTACCTGATCGCCGCCCTGTCCCGGAAGGTCGCCTATGCGGACCTGGACGAGTTCGCGCTGGTGGTGTGGGACGAGTGCTGGTGGCTGACGTCCAGCCCGGAGGGCCTGGCGCTGGCGCTGGAGCTGGTCAAGGACGGGCGTAAGCACAATGCCGGTGCTCTCTTCGGCGGGCACGACGATGACGACATCGGCCCTGACGACGAGGGCGGGCAGATCCTGCGCGGGCTGATCCCCCGCAAGTTCGTCTTCCGGCAGACGGACCGCAATCTCGCCCGCCGTACCCTGCTCTTCCTCGGCTGCAACCCGGACGACGAGGACCTCCTCGCCCTGGTCATGACCGGGCTGTCGCCCAACAGCGCCGAGTTCGGTGACGAGGAACGGGCGGCGCGGGCCGGTGAATGTCTGCACCGCGACCTGACCGGCCGAATCGGTGCCATGCAGGTCACACTGCCCGCCGACGAGCAGGCTGTGGCCCACATCCATTCCCAGCCCATGCAGAGCGCAGCAGCATGA
- a CDS encoding bifunctional lytic transglycosylase/C40 family peptidase, with protein sequence MAGISPVMLSAYTRAAANVRALRPKCTGMRWSVIAGIGKVESNHASGRTITVGGDVRPRILGVRLNGSGAGGNTSVFSDTDHGRLDGDTAYDRAVGPMQFLPSTWNGPSGQDGNGDGVKDPHNAFDAALGTAVYLCGTGTTDLSRTDQLRKAVYRYNRSEAYVGDVTGYVDEYDHLPAAQDSTAGSATGRAGAVVDAALAQRGTPYVWGGGSTTGPTKGGYDCSGLMLYAFYQGARVTLPRTSQQMRHSGTRVPRSQIRPGDLIVINNDGNWGHVGLYTGNNTMVHAPRPGKTVETTSTSGYWERYDWDVRRVL encoded by the coding sequence GTGGCCGGCATCAGTCCGGTGATGCTGTCCGCCTACACCCGCGCCGCCGCGAACGTGCGCGCCCTGCGGCCGAAGTGCACGGGCATGCGGTGGTCCGTCATCGCTGGGATCGGCAAGGTCGAGTCCAACCACGCCTCCGGGCGCACCATCACAGTCGGCGGGGATGTCCGCCCGCGTATTCTCGGGGTCCGGCTCAACGGATCCGGGGCCGGGGGGAACACGAGCGTCTTCTCCGACACCGACCACGGCCGGCTCGACGGCGACACCGCGTACGACCGGGCAGTCGGCCCCATGCAGTTCCTGCCCTCCACCTGGAACGGCCCCAGCGGCCAGGACGGAAACGGTGACGGGGTGAAGGACCCGCACAACGCGTTCGACGCCGCGCTCGGAACCGCCGTCTACCTGTGCGGAACCGGGACCACCGACCTGTCCCGGACCGACCAGCTGCGCAAGGCGGTCTACCGCTACAACCGTTCCGAGGCGTACGTGGGCGACGTCACCGGCTACGTCGACGAGTACGACCACCTCCCCGCCGCCCAAGACAGCACGGCGGGGTCGGCGACCGGCCGGGCCGGCGCCGTCGTCGACGCCGCGCTGGCACAGCGCGGCACTCCCTACGTGTGGGGCGGCGGCAGTACCACGGGCCCCACCAAGGGCGGCTACGACTGCTCGGGCCTGATGCTCTACGCCTTCTACCAGGGCGCCCGGGTCACGCTTCCCCGCACCTCCCAGCAGATGCGGCACTCCGGTACCCGGGTCCCCCGCTCGCAGATCCGGCCCGGCGACCTCATCGTCATCAACAACGACGGAAACTGGGGACACGTCGGCCTCTACACCGGCAACAACACCATGGTCCACGCGCCCCGGCCCGGAAAGACCGTCGAGACCACCTCAACGTCCGGGTACTGGGAGCGGTACGACTGGGACGTACGCCGAGTGCTATGA